Proteins from a genomic interval of Gossypium hirsutum isolate 1008001.06 chromosome A09, Gossypium_hirsutum_v2.1, whole genome shotgun sequence:
- the LOC107929022 gene encoding 50S ribosomal protein L33, with amino-acid sequence MGDKKKKTFMFIRLVSAAGTGFFYVKRKSAKKVAEKLEFRKYDPRVNRHVLFTEQKMK; translated from the coding sequence ATGGgtgacaaaaagaaaaagacttTCATGTTCATTCGTCTTGTCTCGGCTGCTGGAACTGGTTTCTTCTATGTGAAGAGGAAAAGTGCTAAGAAAGTGGCTGAGAAACTCGAGTTCCGCAAGTACGATCCTCGTGTAAATCGCCATGTTCTTTTCACTgaacaaaaaatgaaataa